A genomic window from Streptomyces broussonetiae includes:
- a CDS encoding L,D-transpeptidase, which yields MNLEQPVTSPDITARRALGACAALMVGALTLTACGGSANASNDKGSKDSPKTSTAKLVISAKDGSTGASINATGVKVSGGKLTDVKMTVAGSGQTVAGTISADGSSWKPKQQLERGTKYEIDATAKDASGRTAAANSIFTTVTSANSFIGTYTPDDGSTVGVGMPVSFTFDKAITDKKAVQSHITVNSSSGQQAVGHWFGDQRLDFRPQEYWKAGSKVTMKIDLDGVQGANGAYGVQKKTVSFTVGRAQVSTVDANTQMMTVVRDGKTIKTVPISAGSAQHTTYNGQMVISEKFVQTRMNGSTVGFGGEYDIPDVPHAMRLTSSGTFIHGNYWYSKGNPPFGRAGTSHGCVGLADVQGAQGDTSAKWFYDNSLIGDVVIVKNSPDTTVAPDNGLNGWNMSWSAWTAGSAV from the coding sequence ATGAACCTGGAGCAGCCCGTGACATCGCCGGACATTACAGCGCGGCGCGCACTGGGGGCCTGTGCCGCCCTGATGGTCGGCGCCCTCACCCTGACCGCCTGCGGTGGCAGCGCCAACGCCAGCAACGACAAGGGCAGCAAGGACTCCCCCAAGACGTCGACGGCGAAGCTCGTGATCTCGGCGAAGGACGGTTCGACCGGTGCGTCCATCAACGCGACCGGTGTGAAGGTCAGCGGCGGGAAGCTGACCGACGTGAAGATGACCGTGGCGGGGTCCGGGCAGACCGTGGCCGGGACGATATCGGCGGACGGCAGCAGCTGGAAGCCGAAGCAGCAGCTGGAGCGCGGGACGAAGTACGAGATCGACGCGACCGCGAAGGACGCGAGCGGGCGTACCGCGGCGGCCAATTCCATCTTCACCACCGTCACCTCGGCGAACAGCTTCATCGGCACCTACACGCCGGACGACGGCAGCACGGTCGGTGTGGGCATGCCGGTGTCGTTCACCTTCGACAAGGCGATCACCGACAAGAAGGCCGTGCAGTCGCACATCACGGTGAACTCCAGCAGCGGCCAGCAGGCGGTCGGGCACTGGTTCGGGGACCAGCGGCTGGACTTCCGGCCGCAGGAGTACTGGAAGGCCGGATCCAAGGTCACCATGAAGATCGACCTGGACGGGGTCCAGGGTGCGAACGGCGCCTACGGGGTGCAGAAGAAGACCGTCTCCTTCACCGTCGGGCGCGCGCAGGTCTCCACGGTCGACGCCAACACGCAGATGATGACGGTCGTACGGGACGGCAAGACGATCAAGACGGTGCCCATCTCGGCGGGCAGCGCGCAGCACACGACGTACAACGGGCAGATGGTGATCTCCGAGAAGTTCGTGCAGACCCGCATGAACGGCTCGACGGTCGGCTTCGGCGGGGAGTACGACATCCCGGACGTGCCGCACGCGATGCGGCTGACGTCCTCGGGGACGTTCATCCACGGCAACTACTGGTACAGCAAGGGCAACCCGCCCTTCGGTCGCGCGGGCACCAGCCACGGCTGCGTCGGGCTCGCGGACGTGCAGGGGGCGCAGGGCGACACCTCGGCCAAGTGGTTCTACGACAACTCGCTCATCGGGGACGTCGTGATCGTGAAGAACTCCCCGGACACGACGGTCGCCCCGGACAACGGGCTCAACGGCTGGAACATGTCGTGGAGCGCCTGGACCGCCGGAAGTGCCGTCTGA
- a CDS encoding DUF6227 family protein, whose translation MSVPYETAAYEPAESPESPEEHLARLLGRALNSFELPDEVIRRLDCALAYDSSLHSAYHSAGLHRETYRHSWLLADGSAVTLWELVHNPMPGEAPEHEVYADEEELQTAAARLGMPADTPEFELPALMRLWAIPEPRHVFASDESADHARRLLRRAENPDRPDAETAALLATATAHEITQAFGRPGRAGRMGLSYALYEHAFLLPDGSEVSLWEVEHTATPDGRHMCEVYMSEDAARDAMERRAARQG comes from the coding sequence TTGAGCGTTCCGTACGAGACAGCAGCGTACGAACCAGCCGAGTCGCCCGAGTCTCCGGAGGAGCATCTCGCGCGACTCCTCGGCCGTGCCCTGAACTCCTTCGAGTTGCCGGACGAGGTGATAAGGCGGCTCGACTGCGCCCTGGCGTACGACAGTTCGCTGCACTCCGCGTACCACAGCGCGGGGCTGCACCGGGAGACGTACCGGCACAGCTGGCTGCTCGCCGACGGCTCGGCGGTCACGCTCTGGGAACTCGTGCACAACCCCATGCCGGGCGAAGCCCCGGAGCACGAGGTGTATGCCGACGAGGAGGAGCTGCAGACGGCCGCGGCGCGGCTCGGGATGCCGGCGGACACCCCGGAGTTCGAGCTGCCCGCGCTGATGCGGCTGTGGGCGATTCCCGAGCCCCGGCACGTGTTCGCCTCCGACGAATCGGCGGACCACGCGCGCCGGCTGCTGCGCCGTGCGGAGAATCCGGACCGGCCCGACGCGGAGACGGCGGCCCTGCTGGCAACGGCGACCGCGCACGAGATCACGCAGGCGTTCGGGCGTCCGGGGCGGGCCGGACGCATGGGACTGAGCTACGCGCTGTACGAGCACGCGTTCCTGCTGCCGGACGGGAGCGAGGTCTCCTTGTGGGAGGTCGAGCACACGGCGACGCCCGACGGACGGCACATGTGCGAGGTCTACATGTCGGAGGACGCGGCGCGGGATGCCATGGAGCGGCGCGCGGCGCGGCAGGGGTAG
- a CDS encoding PTS fructose transporter subunit IIABC gives MSDMITADLVDLDLSADTKEAAARALAARMVAQGRVTDLEGFLADVAAREAQMPTGLDGGIGIPHCRSAHVVEPTLAFGRSATGIDFGAPDGPADLIFLIAAPAGADDAHLTILSSLARQLMNTEFTSALRDVGDAGTAAALIRGDEAPSTSRASTEPSGEGAEEVAGSDAATSAESAHGAAGAAAGAAGASQNSAATPVAASTGAAAGTTAAQAQAQGASAPAQATSAGVGSGAESGSDSGVRPFRIVAVTSCPTGIAHTYMAAESLENAGRETGVELVVETQGSAGFTRLDPAVIEAADGVIFAHDVPVRDKDRFAGKPTVDVGVKAGINRPAELIGEVREKAARGEASAPAPAAGATPVERAGDSTEGYGTKLRKWLMSGVSYMVPFVAAGGLLIALGFAIGGYKINKAPSVMDHFMWTQADSWGALLFQIGGVAFGFLVPVLAGYIAYGMADRPGLVPGFVGGAISLTINAGFLGGLAAGLIAGGVVMAIQKVRIPTALRGIMPVVVIPLISSAIVGFLMFVVIGKPIASAQKGLTDWLNGLTGTNAVLLGALLGLMMCFDLGGPVNKVAYTFATAGIAVSNPSDSAMKIMAAVMAAGMVPPLAMALATTVRGRLFTQTERENGKAAWVLGASFISEGAIPFAAADPLRVIPSAMVGGALTGALSMAFGATLRAPHGGIFVVPLIGNPFLYLIAIAAGVCATTALVVVLKGMRKQTPETTAADPAANAANPSKEPKQPVAA, from the coding sequence ATGAGCGACATGATCACCGCGGACCTGGTCGACCTCGACCTGTCCGCCGACACCAAGGAAGCGGCGGCGCGCGCCCTCGCCGCGCGCATGGTGGCCCAGGGCCGGGTGACCGACCTGGAGGGCTTCCTCGCCGACGTGGCCGCCCGCGAGGCCCAGATGCCGACCGGTCTCGACGGCGGCATCGGCATCCCGCACTGTCGCAGCGCCCATGTCGTCGAGCCGACCCTCGCCTTCGGCCGTAGCGCCACCGGCATCGATTTCGGCGCCCCGGACGGTCCGGCCGACCTGATCTTCCTCATCGCGGCTCCCGCCGGCGCCGACGACGCCCACCTGACGATCCTGTCCTCCCTGGCCCGCCAGTTGATGAACACCGAGTTCACCTCGGCGCTGCGGGACGTGGGTGACGCGGGGACGGCGGCGGCGCTGATCCGCGGCGACGAGGCGCCGTCGACGTCGCGTGCGTCGACCGAGCCTTCGGGGGAGGGCGCGGAAGAAGTGGCCGGCTCGGACGCCGCGACGAGCGCCGAGAGCGCACACGGCGCTGCGGGCGCTGCTGCGGGCGCCGCGGGCGCCTCCCAAAACTCCGCTGCGACGCCGGTGGCGGCCTCCACCGGCGCCGCAGCGGGCACCACGGCAGCACAGGCGCAGGCACAGGGCGCGTCCGCCCCCGCGCAGGCGACCTCCGCAGGCGTCGGCTCCGGCGCGGAGTCAGGCTCCGACTCCGGTGTGCGCCCCTTCCGGATCGTCGCCGTCACCTCTTGCCCCACCGGCATCGCACACACCTACATGGCAGCCGAGTCCCTGGAGAACGCGGGCCGAGAGACCGGCGTCGAACTGGTCGTCGAGACGCAGGGCTCGGCCGGTTTCACCCGGCTCGACCCGGCGGTGATCGAGGCGGCGGACGGCGTGATCTTCGCGCACGACGTCCCGGTGCGGGACAAGGACCGCTTTGCGGGCAAGCCGACCGTGGACGTGGGTGTGAAGGCGGGCATCAACCGCCCCGCCGAACTCATCGGCGAAGTGCGCGAGAAGGCGGCGCGCGGTGAGGCGAGTGCGCCGGCGCCCGCAGCCGGTGCCACGCCGGTCGAGCGCGCGGGCGACTCCACCGAGGGCTACGGCACCAAGCTCCGCAAGTGGCTGATGTCCGGCGTCAGTTACATGGTCCCGTTCGTCGCCGCGGGCGGTCTCCTCATCGCCCTGGGCTTCGCGATCGGCGGATACAAGATCAACAAGGCGCCGTCGGTGATGGACCACTTCATGTGGACCCAGGCCGACAGCTGGGGCGCCCTGCTCTTCCAGATCGGCGGCGTGGCCTTCGGCTTCCTGGTCCCGGTCCTGGCCGGCTACATCGCCTACGGCATGGCCGACCGGCCCGGTCTGGTGCCCGGCTTCGTGGGCGGCGCGATCTCGCTGACCATCAATGCGGGCTTCCTCGGCGGTCTGGCGGCCGGTCTGATCGCCGGTGGCGTGGTGATGGCGATCCAGAAGGTGCGGATCCCCACGGCGTTGCGCGGCATCATGCCGGTGGTGGTGATCCCGCTGATCTCCTCGGCGATCGTCGGATTCCTGATGTTCGTGGTGATCGGCAAGCCCATCGCCAGCGCCCAGAAGGGACTCACCGACTGGCTGAACGGCCTCACCGGCACCAATGCCGTCCTGCTCGGCGCCCTCCTCGGCCTGATGATGTGCTTCGACCTGGGCGGTCCGGTCAACAAGGTCGCCTACACCTTCGCCACCGCCGGCATCGCGGTCTCCAACCCCAGCGACTCCGCCATGAAGATCATGGCCGCGGTGATGGCGGCCGGCATGGTCCCGCCGCTGGCGATGGCCCTGGCCACCACCGTACGCGGGAGGCTCTTCACCCAGACCGAGCGCGAGAACGGCAAGGCCGCCTGGGTCCTGGGTGCCTCCTTCATCTCGGAGGGCGCGATCCCGTTCGCCGCGGCGGACCCGCTGCGGGTCATCCCGTCGGCCATGGTGGGCGGCGCGCTCACCGGCGCCCTGTCCATGGCCTTCGGCGCCACCCTGCGCGCCCCGCACGGCGGCATCTTCGTGGTCCCGTTGATCGGCAACCCGTTCCTGTACCTGATCGCCATCGCGGCCGGCGTCTGCGCCACCACGGCCCTGGTCGTCGTCCTCAAGGGCATGCGCAAGCAGACCCCCGAGACCACGGCCGCCGACCCCGCCGCGAACGCGGCCAATCCGTCGAAGGAGCCCAAGCAGCCGGTGGCGGCCTGA
- the pfkB gene encoding 1-phosphofructokinase, protein MILTVTPNPSLDRTYEVPALERGEVIRATGERMDPGGKGVNVSRAVAAAGQRTVAVLPLGGAPGALIAELLDAQGIEVAPVPVAGATRSNIALAESDGVLTKINAPGPELSAEEQELLLDTVRAQSRDADWIACCGSLPRGLTPSWYADVVTRAHAGGARIALDTSGRALLEALRARPDVVKPNAEELAEAVGRPLATVGDALKAAEEVRGMGARAVLASLGADGQLLVQDAGAWFAHARVDAVRSNVGAGDSSLAGFLIAGGSGPEALASAVAHGAAAVQLPGSVMPTPADLDPAAVTVTAEIPLDRVLTEPVS, encoded by the coding sequence ATGATCCTCACCGTCACCCCCAACCCGTCCCTGGACCGTACCTACGAGGTCCCCGCCCTGGAGCGCGGCGAGGTGATCCGCGCCACCGGCGAGCGCATGGACCCGGGCGGCAAGGGTGTGAACGTCTCGCGGGCGGTCGCCGCCGCCGGACAGCGCACGGTCGCCGTTCTGCCCCTCGGTGGTGCGCCGGGAGCGCTCATCGCCGAGCTGCTCGACGCGCAGGGCATCGAGGTCGCGCCGGTCCCGGTCGCCGGAGCCACTCGCTCCAACATCGCGCTCGCGGAGTCCGACGGGGTGCTCACGAAGATCAACGCCCCGGGCCCGGAACTGTCCGCGGAGGAGCAGGAACTCCTCTTGGACACCGTGCGTGCCCAGTCGCGTGATGCCGACTGGATCGCGTGCTGCGGCAGTCTGCCCCGGGGGCTCACGCCCTCGTGGTACGCCGATGTCGTCACGCGGGCGCATGCCGGGGGCGCGCGGATTGCCCTGGACACCTCAGGACGTGCGCTGCTCGAGGCGCTGCGCGCGCGGCCCGACGTGGTGAAGCCGAACGCCGAGGAACTCGCCGAAGCCGTCGGGCGTCCCCTGGCGACGGTGGGCGACGCACTCAAGGCGGCCGAGGAGGTGCGCGGCATGGGTGCGCGCGCCGTGCTTGCGAGCCTGGGCGCCGACGGGCAGCTCCTCGTTCAGGACGCGGGTGCCTGGTTCGCCCACGCGCGCGTGGACGCCGTCCGCAGCAACGTCGGCGCCGGCGACTCCTCCCTCGCCGGCTTCCTGATCGCCGGCGGCAGCGGCCCCGAGGCCCTGGCCTCCGCCGTCGCTCACGGCGCTGCCGCCGTCCAGCTCCCCGGCAGCGTGATGCCGACCCCTGCCGACCTGGACCCGGCGGCGGTGACCGTCACGGCCGAGATCCCGCTCGACCGCGTACTGACGGAGCCGGTGTCATGA
- a CDS encoding DeoR/GlpR family DNA-binding transcription regulator: MYAPERQQEILRLARDGGRVDVLSLAEEFQVTAETIRRDLKALDRAGLVRRVHGGAIPVGRLDFEPDLAERESTAADEKDRIAKAALAELPTEGTMILDAGTTVARVAAAIPLEASLTVVTHSLPIAARLADHPGIQLHLVGGRVRHRTRAAVDAWALRAYGEIRADVLFVAANGFSAEHGLTTPDLAEAAVKRAAVAAARRVVLLADSAKYGQEHFARFGDLSDVDLLITDSGLSPEDSAAIERGGTEVVRA, from the coding sequence ATGTACGCACCGGAGCGGCAGCAGGAGATCCTCCGGCTCGCCCGTGACGGCGGCCGGGTGGACGTGCTGTCGCTCGCCGAGGAGTTCCAGGTCACGGCGGAAACGATCCGCCGCGATCTGAAGGCCCTCGACCGCGCGGGCCTGGTCCGCCGGGTGCACGGTGGTGCCATCCCGGTCGGCCGCCTCGACTTCGAACCGGACCTCGCCGAGCGCGAGTCCACCGCTGCCGACGAGAAGGACCGCATCGCCAAGGCCGCCCTCGCCGAACTGCCGACCGAGGGCACGATGATCCTCGACGCCGGTACGACGGTCGCCCGCGTCGCCGCCGCGATCCCGCTGGAGGCCTCCCTCACCGTCGTCACGCACAGCCTCCCCATCGCCGCCCGCCTCGCCGACCACCCGGGCATCCAGCTCCACCTGGTCGGGGGGCGCGTACGGCACCGTACGCGCGCCGCGGTGGACGCCTGGGCGCTGCGCGCGTACGGCGAGATCCGGGCGGACGTGCTGTTCGTGGCGGCCAACGGGTTCTCCGCCGAGCACGGTCTGACCACTCCCGACCTCGCCGAGGCCGCGGTGAAGCGGGCTGCTGTCGCGGCCGCCCGCCGCGTGGTGCTGCTGGCCGACTCCGCCAAGTACGGCCAGGAACACTTCGCCCGCTTCGGCGACCTGAGCGACGTGGACCTGCTGATCACCGACAGCGGGCTGAGCCCCGAAGACTCCGCCGCCATCGAACGCGGCGGCACGGAAGTAGTGCGCGCATGA
- a CDS encoding MFS transporter, which produces MTSTEQTLTPRPGPDHRPASADRRRWFALAIVMTAAFMDLVDVTIVNIAIPSIQREAGASVSQIQWITAGYALAFAAALITGGRLGDIHGRRRVFLIGIGGFTLASALCGFAVNPDMLVASRILQGGMAAMMVPQVLSIVHATFPAHERGKVFGLFGAIVGLGAVSGPLLGALLTEWNLFGLEWRPIFLINLPVGIAAFLLGRRFISESKAPKALKLDLVGVALVSLGLLMLLYPLTRGRELGWPVWGYVCMAGALVVFAALVSYEKRKAARDGSPLIELSLFRVKSFAAGIAVQTVFGVALGIFFLVWTLYMQIGLGWSPLRAGLTGVPFSIAVSVAAGMSVQKLVPRFGRKVLQAGALLMGAGVLLYLWEAHRYGLAIASWQMALPLVVMGAGMGLIVAPLTDAVLSEVPREHAGSASGLINTVQQMGNALGLGLVSVVFFGEIGDRLAPVQVGPAFVHAFQHALWWVVGIMGAIFLLMSALPERPAQHAEDVAAEPATPAGDREPEPELVP; this is translated from the coding sequence ATGACCTCGACGGAACAGACCCTCACTCCTCGGCCGGGCCCGGACCACCGGCCGGCCTCCGCCGACCGGCGACGCTGGTTCGCGCTGGCCATCGTCATGACCGCAGCCTTCATGGACCTGGTGGACGTGACGATCGTCAACATCGCCATTCCCTCCATCCAGCGGGAGGCGGGGGCGTCGGTCAGTCAGATCCAGTGGATAACGGCGGGCTACGCCCTGGCCTTCGCCGCAGCGCTGATCACCGGTGGCCGCCTCGGTGACATCCACGGCCGCAGGCGCGTCTTCCTCATCGGTATCGGCGGCTTCACGCTCGCCTCCGCCCTGTGCGGTTTTGCCGTGAACCCGGACATGCTGGTCGCCTCGCGGATTCTGCAGGGCGGTATGGCGGCGATGATGGTGCCGCAGGTGCTGTCGATCGTGCACGCCACCTTCCCGGCCCACGAACGCGGCAAGGTGTTCGGTCTGTTCGGAGCGATCGTCGGCCTGGGCGCCGTCTCCGGGCCGCTGCTCGGCGCGCTGCTGACGGAGTGGAACCTGTTCGGCCTCGAATGGCGGCCCATCTTCCTCATCAACCTCCCCGTCGGTATCGCGGCCTTCCTCCTCGGCCGCCGTTTCATCTCCGAGTCCAAGGCCCCGAAGGCGCTCAAGCTGGACCTCGTCGGTGTCGCCCTGGTCTCGCTGGGCCTGCTGATGCTGCTCTACCCGCTCACCCGCGGCCGTGAGCTGGGCTGGCCGGTGTGGGGCTACGTCTGTATGGCCGGTGCGCTCGTCGTTTTCGCCGCGCTGGTGTCGTACGAAAAACGGAAGGCGGCCAGGGACGGTTCCCCGCTCATCGAACTGTCCCTCTTCCGGGTGAAGAGCTTCGCCGCGGGCATCGCCGTACAGACCGTCTTCGGCGTCGCGCTGGGCATCTTCTTCCTGGTCTGGACGCTGTACATGCAGATCGGACTGGGCTGGAGCCCGCTGCGGGCAGGGCTGACCGGGGTGCCGTTCTCGATCGCGGTGTCCGTGGCGGCCGGGATGTCGGTGCAGAAGCTGGTGCCGCGCTTCGGCCGCAAGGTGCTCCAGGCCGGCGCGCTGCTGATGGGCGCGGGCGTACTGCTCTACCTGTGGGAGGCCCACCGCTACGGCCTCGCCATCGCCTCCTGGCAGATGGCCCTGCCGCTGGTCGTGATGGGCGCCGGGATGGGGCTGATCGTCGCCCCGCTGACCGACGCGGTGCTCTCGGAAGTGCCGCGCGAGCACGCCGGTTCCGCGTCCGGGCTGATCAACACGGTGCAGCAGATGGGCAACGCGCTCGGCCTGGGGCTCGTGTCGGTGGTGTTCTTCGGCGAGATCGGCGACCGGCTGGCCCCGGTGCAGGTCGGCCCGGCCTTCGTGCATGCCTTCCAGCACGCGCTGTGGTGGGTCGTCGGGATCATGGGCGCGATCTTCCTGCTGATGTCCGCCCTGCCTGAGCGGCCCGCTCAGCATGCGGAGGACGTGGCGGCCGAGCCGGCGACCCCGGCGGGGGATCGGGAGCCCGAACCGGAGCTGGTCCCCTGA
- a CDS encoding helix-turn-helix transcriptional regulator, protein MTTDTPARLLQLLSLLQTPREWPGGELADRLGVSRRTVRRDVDRLRELGYPVQATKGADGGYRLVAGKAMPPLVLDDEEAVAIAVGLRAGAGHAVAGVDEASVRALAKLEQVLPARLRHRVSTLQAATTPLTSGDGASIAPETLTVMASTVAGHERLRFAYRDREGGESRRLTEPYRLVSTGRRWYLVAYDLDRTDWRTFRVDRVSEPFATGVRFAPRELPTGDAAEYLRQSINRRQETYEFAVRFAAPAEQVAARVPAWLGAPEDDGEGGCVLRGTSGDPVQWLAVRLVMAGYEFTALGPDELVACVRELGGRLSRAGGLES, encoded by the coding sequence ATGACTACCGACACACCGGCCCGGCTGCTGCAGTTGCTCTCGCTCCTCCAGACCCCGCGCGAGTGGCCCGGCGGTGAGCTGGCCGATCGGCTCGGGGTGTCCCGCCGTACCGTGCGGCGGGACGTCGACCGGCTCAGGGAGCTGGGCTACCCGGTGCAGGCGACGAAGGGCGCGGACGGCGGCTACCGGCTGGTCGCGGGAAAAGCGATGCCGCCGCTGGTGCTGGACGACGAGGAGGCGGTGGCGATCGCGGTCGGGCTGCGGGCCGGTGCCGGGCACGCGGTGGCGGGCGTGGACGAGGCGTCGGTACGGGCTCTGGCCAAGCTGGAGCAGGTGCTGCCGGCCCGGCTGCGTCACCGGGTGTCCACGTTGCAGGCCGCGACCACGCCGCTGACCAGCGGGGACGGGGCAAGCATCGCGCCGGAGACGCTGACCGTCATGGCGTCGACGGTGGCGGGGCACGAGCGGCTGCGGTTCGCCTACCGGGACAGGGAAGGGGGTGAGTCGCGACGGTTGACCGAGCCGTACCGGCTGGTGTCGACGGGACGGCGGTGGTACCTCGTCGCCTACGACCTCGACCGCACCGACTGGCGCACGTTCCGGGTGGACCGGGTCAGCGAGCCGTTCGCGACCGGAGTGCGGTTCGCGCCGCGGGAGTTGCCGACGGGGGACGCCGCCGAGTATCTGCGGCAGTCCATCAACCGGCGGCAGGAGACCTACGAGTTCGCGGTGCGCTTCGCCGCACCGGCCGAGCAGGTCGCCGCGCGGGTGCCGGCATGGCTCGGGGCACCGGAGGACGACGGCGAGGGCGGTTGCGTACTCCGGGGCACCTCGGGCGACCCCGTGCAGTGGCTGGCGGTACGCCTGGTGATGGCGGGGTACGAGTTCACGGCCCTGGGACCTGACGAACTCGTGGCATGCGTACGGGAGTTGGGTGGACGGCTGAGCCGGGCCGGAGGTCTGGAGTCGTAG
- a CDS encoding TetR/AcrR family transcriptional regulator, with protein MEIARAASALFVRQGLRATRAEDIAQAAGIAPRTFYRYFATKEEAVAPLYAAGAQRWAEAVRTAPAHLAVPEALEHAVHHTLTPGIGVSAASWEWVRTLIRLADTSPALRKVWAEVCQASETVLGEILVTRSTSTGPRPITPALRFTAAVAGAAVRVAVESWAATSAPPNGPEGPASLALHNLHALRSFDWGGED; from the coding sequence ATGGAGATCGCCCGGGCGGCGAGCGCCCTGTTCGTTCGCCAGGGCCTGCGGGCGACCCGCGCCGAGGACATCGCCCAGGCCGCGGGCATCGCACCCCGCACCTTCTACCGCTACTTCGCCACCAAGGAGGAAGCGGTCGCCCCGCTCTACGCCGCCGGCGCCCAGCGCTGGGCGGAAGCGGTCCGTACGGCGCCGGCCCACCTCGCGGTCCCCGAAGCTCTGGAACACGCCGTCCACCACACCCTCACCCCGGGCATCGGCGTCTCGGCGGCGTCCTGGGAATGGGTCCGGACCCTGATCCGCCTGGCCGACACCAGCCCCGCCCTGCGCAAGGTCTGGGCCGAGGTGTGCCAGGCGTCGGAGACGGTCCTGGGCGAGATCCTCGTGACCCGCTCGACGTCCACCGGACCCCGTCCGATCACCCCGGCTCTCCGCTTCACCGCGGCCGTCGCCGGCGCGGCCGTCCGCGTGGCCGTGGAGTCCTGGGCCGCCACCTCCGCCCCACCCAACGGCCCGGAGGGCCCCGCATCCCTGGCACTGCACAACCTCCACGCCTTGCGAAGCTTCGACTGGGGCGGCGAGGACTAG